From Chloroflexota bacterium, a single genomic window includes:
- a CDS encoding replication-relaxation family protein, with protein MRVRVGSRQLQVLRLLFTHRLLTAAQVQALAFETATRRTCEICLQRLHRKGWVVRAEPLHGGAGGGRSGYVYGLSAAGADVLVALAGIPLADIPTVAGPEALEPRYVNHQLAVNRCMLAIRQACQADPGATLREWRADPHARVRYQVGRSWRTVHPDAIAEVAVDGRCRWIYLEVDRGTAELRRYGLKLRRYAHFYLSGSWRREYATFPEVRIVTAHRPRVERMLAEVEDAVRSFDRADRDVLTAGLVVAVTWEAAFLANSSGAVWTPMFAPDREESLLPVGDTADAGPAASGSSAR; from the coding sequence ATGCGCGTCCGTGTGGGATCCCGGCAGCTCCAGGTGCTGCGCCTGCTCTTCACCCATCGCCTGCTGACGGCCGCTCAGGTCCAGGCCCTGGCCTTTGAGACCGCCACGCGGCGCACCTGCGAGATCTGCCTGCAGCGGTTGCATCGCAAAGGGTGGGTGGTGCGGGCCGAGCCCCTCCATGGGGGCGCTGGGGGCGGCCGCAGCGGCTACGTCTACGGTCTCTCCGCCGCGGGTGCCGACGTGCTCGTGGCGTTAGCCGGGATCCCGCTGGCCGACATCCCGACGGTCGCCGGGCCCGAGGCCCTGGAGCCCCGCTACGTGAATCACCAACTGGCCGTCAACCGCTGCATGCTGGCGATCCGGCAGGCCTGTCAGGCCGATCCCGGGGCCACCCTGCGCGAGTGGAGGGCCGACCCGCACGCGCGGGTGCGATATCAGGTGGGGCGGAGCTGGCGGACGGTGCACCCCGACGCCATCGCAGAGGTTGCCGTGGATGGCCGGTGCCGCTGGATCTATCTGGAAGTCGATCGGGGGACGGCGGAGTTGCGGCGCTACGGGCTCAAGCTGCGGCGCTATGCGCATTTCTATCTCTCGGGCAGTTGGAGGCGGGAGTACGCGACGTTTCCCGAGGTGCGGATCGTGACTGCGCACCGGCCACGGGTGGAGCGAATGTTGGCGGAGGTGGAGGACGCGGTGCGGAGCTTCGACCGGGCTGACCGTGATGTGCTGACGGCCGGGCTCGTCGTTGCGGTGACGTGGGAAGCGGCGTTCCTGGCGAATTCGAGCGGGGCCGTGTGGACACCAATGTTCGCCCCCGACCGGGAGGAGTCGCTGCTGCCGGTCGGGGATACCGCCGATGCCG